From Andrena cerasifolii isolate SP2316 chromosome 12, iyAndCera1_principal, whole genome shotgun sequence, a single genomic window includes:
- the Vps11 gene encoding vacuolar protein sorting 11: MAFFEWRRFNFFDLKKEVDGGKIAKALGDAQVTAATSGNGNLVFGDNTGNVHLVNRTYDVTTFRAYEITLTLAQQVQHSTFLFTIGEDEVGCNPTIKVWNLEKQGSPTCVRISRAIPSYRAVPATALCVHSSLTLMAVGFGDGCIMLYRGDLTRERKNKIKVLQDTNISITGLAIKSTGKQNLLFVATTNSVFLYNITVKDKESKSPLDAMGCARKCSVLAESMQDSHFMIGRTDAIYCYTSDGRGPCYAVEGQKIMLEWFRSYLVIIAKEAANVPRTTTTISAKPSTIEPIPPGVDKHMITVLDIQNKFIVFSASMVSVQAVLTEWGGFFILSGDSKLYHLDEKDLQSKLALLFKKNLYDVSIRIAKNQQYDAEGLIDIFRQYGDHLYAKGDHNGAIEQYIKTIGKLEPSYVIRKFLDSQHIDNLTTYLQALHKNGPATEDHTTLLLNCYTKLNHPDKLKVFIMTKDREVDFDVEIAIKVCRQSSPEDALLLAQKHARHEWYLRIQIEDKHEYEKALEYMATLEFEEAESNMKKYGNILIKNVPNESTQFLKTLCTNYRPSNKPLVDQETLDGTVVQDIDKANPEDFIHLFLNNSERLVEFLEHLVKTDTKWSTLVYNTLVEHYLHVWSALDNDVAKVQYEQKIVRLLQSSEACYDKDQILILCHQHNFRRGLLFLYEESKLYQEILRFHLREGDSEHVLATCKRFGHQDPNLWVQALWSVARNKEAPTKLLADILAYIAQERLLSPLMVIDAISTSLSCTLGDVRTYLNSVLRTEHEQTQADIDLTEKYRADTLKLREQVESIKNSTIIFQGSRCSACHHQLELPSVHFMCQHSYHQHCFQSFSENENECPACLPNNKKLLDIIKAQEQSRDLHETFHSLLDRAEDPFSLVADYFGRGVFKKLTVITDTDKSLSTASMKFQEPMLNYGPGAEARIRLTEGKISTKASPVPIKEARILNNITPKSSPIQKAFVPPKTPIVPTNPFHTDEYDESKNPFFNEKDSNRDEDNDDDDDCNKNLNPFSR, translated from the exons ATGGCATTCTTCGAG TGGAGACGGTTCAATTTCTTCGACCTGAAGAAAGAGGTCGACGGTGGGAAGATAGCCAAGGCACTCGGA GACGCTCAAGTGACGGCAGCTACGAGCGGCAACGGCAACTTGGTCTTCGGGGATAACACGGGCAACGTGCACTTAGTAAACAGAACTTACGATGTCACCACTTTCCGTGCTTATGAAATCACGTTGACATTGGCCCAGCAAGTTCAACATTCCACTTTCTTGTTCACCATTGGC GAAGACGAGGTGGGCTGCAATCCTACGATAAAGGTCTGGAACTTGGAGAAACAGGGCAGCCCGACATGCGTTCGTATAAGTAGAGCGATACCTAGTTACAGGGCAGTTCCTGCGACCGCCTTGTGCGTGCATTCTAGTCTGACTTTAATGGCTGTCGGCTTCGGAGATGGCTGTATTATGCTCTATAG GGGCGATTTGACTAGGGAAAGGAAGAATAAGATAAAGGTGCTGCAGGACACGAATATTTCTATCACCGGTCTGGCTATAAAGTCAACGGGCAAGCAGAATCTCCTATTCGTCGCTACTACGAACAGTGtctttttatataacattactGTTAAAGATAAAGAGTCTAAGTCCCCCTTGGATGCTATGGGCTGCGCCAGAAAATGCAGCGTCCTCGCAGAGTCCATGCAAGATAGTCACTTCATGATTGGTCGTACAGAT GCAATTTATTGTTACACGTCGGATGGTAGAGGACCCTGTTACGCTGTAGAAGGTCAGAAAATAATGTTGGAGTGGTTCAGAAGTTACTTAGTGATTATAGCGAAAGAAGCGGCTAATGTTCCTAGAACAACGACCACCATTTCTGCAAAGCCGAG TACCATAGAACCGATACCACCAGGTGTCGATAAACATATGATCACGGTACTGGACATACAGAATAAGTTCATCGTCTTTTCTGCATCGATGGTGTCCGTTCAAGCTGTGTTAACAGAGTGGGGTGGATTTTTTATACTCAGTGGCGACAGCAAGCTTTATCACTTGGACGAGAAAGATCTGCAGTCGAAGCTGGCGTTGCTTTTCAAAAAGAATCTGTACGACGTGTCTATAAG GATAGCCAAAAATCAGCAGTACGATGCTGAGGGTCTCATCGATATATTCCGGCAATATGGCGATCATTTGTACGCGAAGGGAGATCATAACGGAGCGATAGAACAGTACATAAAAACCATTGGCAAGTTGGAGCCATCGTATGTGATCAGAAAATTTCTGGACTCCCAGCATATCGATAATTTAACGACATATTTGCAAGCGTTACATAAAAACGGACCGGCGACGGAAGACCACACCACTTTGCTGTTGAATTGTTATACGAAACTGAATCACCCGGATAAATTGAAAGTGTTCATCATG ACAAAAGATAGAGAGGTCGATTTCGACGTCGAGATCGCGATTAAAGTCTGTCGCCAGTCATCGCCAGAGGATGCTCTGCTCCTCGCCCAAAAGCACGCGCGGCACGAATGGTACCTTCGCATTCAAATAGAAGACAAACACGAGTATGAGAAAGCACTGGAGTACATGGCAACTTTGGAGTTTGAAGAA GCAGAGTCGAACATGAAGAAATACGGTAATATCCTGATAAAGAATGTGCCAAATGAATCCAcgcaatttttaaaaactttatgcACCAATTATAGGCCTTCCAATAAACCACTCGTAGATCAG GAAACTTTAGACGGTACCGTGGTCCAAGATATCGACAAAGCTAATCCCGAAGACTTTATCCACCTGTTCTTAAACAATTCAGAGCGACTGGTGGAATTTTTGGAACATTTAGTCAAAACTGATACCAA GTGGAGTACTTTGGTATATAACACGTTAGTAGAGCATTATCTCCATGTTTGGTCAGCCTTAGACAACGATGTAGCTAAAGTGCAATACGAACAGAAAATTGTTCGGCTTCTGCAGAGCTCTGAGGCGTGCTATGATAAAGATCAGATCTTAATTCTGTGTCATCAACATAACTTCAGACGTGGTTTGCTGTTCCTCTACGAAGAGAGTAAATT GTATCAGGAAATATTGCGATTCCACTTACGAGAAGGAGACAGCGAGCACGTACTAGCTACTTGCAAACGATTCGGCCATCAGGACCCGAATTTGTGGGTTCAAGCTTTATGGAGCGTTGCCAGGAACAAAGAAGCTCCGACCAAGCTACTTGCAGACATACTAGCTTACATAG CGCAAGAGAGACTTTTATCGCCCCTAATGGTGATCGACGCGATCTCCACCTCGCTCTCTTGCACCTTGGGGGATGTTAGAACGTATTTGAACAGCGTGCTGCGAACGGAACACGAGCAGACCCAAGCGGATATAGACTTAACTGAGAAGTATCGGGCAGATACCCTGAAATTACGCGAGCAAGTAGAGTCTATTAAGAACAGCACGATAATCTTTCAAGGATCGCGTTGCAGTGCCTGCCATCATCAGCTGGAGCTACCATCGGTGCACTTCATGTGCCAGCATTCGTACCATCAGCACTGCTTCCAAAGTTTCTCTGAAAATGAGAACGAGTGTCCAGCATGCCTGCCGAACAACAAGAAGCTCCTGGACATCATAAAAGCTCAGGAACAGTCGAGGGATCTTCACGAGACGTTTCACAGTCTGCTTGACAGAGCCGAAGATCCGTTCTCATTGGTTGCTGATTACTTCGGTCGAGGGGTGTTCAAAAAGTTAACGGTGATCACTGATACGGACAAATCGTTGTCCACGGCGTCGATGAAGTTCCAGGAACCGATGCTGAATTACGGGCCAGGGGCGGAAGCCAGGATCAGATTAACAGAGGGGAAAATCTCGACGAAGGCTTCGCCCGTGCCCATAAAAGAGGCTCGCATTCTAAACAACATCACGCCGAAATCGTCGCCGATTCAGAAGGCTTTCGTGCCCCCGAAAACACCGATCGTGCCAACCAATCCGTTCCACACGGACGAGTACGATGAATCGAAGAACCCGTTCTTCAACGAGAAGGATAGTAATCGCGATgaagacaacgacgacgacgacgactgtAATAAGAACCTGAATCCTTTCAGCAGATAA
- the LOC143375519 gene encoding uncharacterized protein LOC143375519, with amino-acid sequence MSNDSKFIARPKVRFSQADADESKTKELKASADKKHTVQSNRPRIRSIVTLDKPVRVLNLNIESSSRDVKELKTTNNEGKTESLTVCSNVVPRAVQTTSLDDNCDKTECQKRLSDASSTRNIEVNSKVIDVIDISEDSSDIAITPVAPPVVQNESLDKVLKPRNNVEANVSKTDRAKARRGKENEVSTGKKGVMAAPGTTADLKVKQHKSKPFPVSVNAKKPNVTSKSFTSVASKKSNSKYTVNNFMPCHKHCKVASKTKASPIKKTLLRDIIGPKIKPYVGPGKPRKRQANLGEREDDAYAKPCTSGERLARPEYNSIMCTINKLNEMKKEKPVMDIEHLPATYKSLLNEKISSALDFPLDEAIYKNLVDLSIDEKQLPSRLTRSKDPEPRQRDAVPVLSDFFVPVVSEEYCTSISIKPRTPEIIDNWSAFRISDKIFEWKHILDHV; translated from the exons ATGTCTAACGATTCGAAATTTATCGCGAGACCGAAGGTTAGATTCTCCCAAGCCGATGCCGACGAATCGAAAACGAAGGAATTGAAGGCTTCAGCGGATAAGAAACATACCGTTCAATCGAACCGACCGAGAATTAGAAGCATCGTAACGTTGGATAAGCCTGTCAGAGTATTGAATCTAAATATAGAGTCTAGCAGTCGAGacgttaaagaattaaaaactaCTAATAATGAAGGAAAGACTGAATCGTTAACAGTATGTAGCAATGTGGTTCCTCGCGCTGTTCAAACCACATCTTTAGACGACAACTGTGATAAAACAGAGTGTCAGAAACGTTTAAGCGATGCCAGTAGTACTCGAAATATTGAAGTAAATTCTAAGGTGATAGATGTAATCGACATTTCTGAGGACTCTTCTGATATTGCAATAACTCCTGTGGCACCTCCTGTTGTACAGAACGAAAGCTTGGATAAAGTACTTAAGCCACGGAACAATGTGGAAGCTAATGTTTCAAAGACAGATCGTGCAAAAGCTAGAAGGGGAAAAGAGAACGAAGTATCAACTGGTAAGAAAGGCGTTATGGCTGCGCCCGGAACAACCGCAGATTTAAAAGTTAAACAACATAAAAGCAAACCTTTCCCAGTCAGCGTTAATGCGAAAAAGCCAAACGTTACGTCTAAATCGTTTACTTCAGTCGCATCAAAGAAGAGTAACTCGAAATATACTGTTAATAATTTTATGCCATGTCACAAGCATTGTAAAGTTGCATCGAAGACCAAAGCTTCTCCTATTAAAAAGACTTTGCTGCGTGACATAATCGGACCAAAAATTAAACCTTACGTTGGTCCAGGAAAGCCACGTAAAAGGCAAGCCAATTTGGGAGAACGGGAGGATGATGCTTACGCGAAACCATGTACCTCTGGGGAAAGATTAGCACGGCCTGAGTATAATTCAATTATGTGTACAATTAATAAGCTGAACGAAATGAAGAAGGAAAAGCCTGTGATGGATATCGAGCACCTACCAGCTACGTACAAAAGTCTCCTAAATGAAAAG ATTTCTAGTGCCTTGGACTTTCCTCTCGACGAAGCCATTTATAAAAACTTGGTGGACCTGTCCATAGATGAGAAGCAACTGCCAAGCAGATTGACTCGTAGTAAGGACCCAGAGCCGCGGCAGAGAGACGCCGTACCTGTGCTATCTGACTTCTTCGTGCCAGTGGTCTCCGAAGAGTACTGtacctctatttctattaaaCCAAGGACTCCGGAAATTATAGATAACTGGAGCGCCTTTCGAATAAGCGACAAGATATTTGAGTGGAAACACATTTTGGACcatgtataa
- the LOC143375518 gene encoding activating signal cointegrator 1 complex subunit 2 isoform X2, with amino-acid sequence MTDNVLFENMERFENPKLLPLEDLKLKTSTGGVVEHVDALSKRWVDERYFLHYEAPVLYDDKGAEIAGAKEHWMEIVRYMIDDLRWLLSLPFYRFWSNIAFNTSILNALVSFLQEAPPFYALEYFPNSPEMLELLQALHRYVLMAFTRFVTNKEDPKEHMSRPFLGNLLYENYIFTVPIIFDLCQLYGRENPKIMKKILNCLFTLEPKYNNDLKKTVPRLIEALENVDGKFGISSIHNSSEAVSLSRQNTGPKNLTLFNLEDMILYVLDISSTLTVFLKNYPPAVSIFHEENFMKKILSTYESTMPEMYKQLDKLGCNDKNMPKYMELKHRLDVTRIEMLNLFHTIINQPILSIEDRLETISDVERKEIVEEYLTCLDDAVSEKEFITDYDQLYPVGPNLKSILTICPEIDTIKCDYIMKLLNSYSLIEESHAPSTAFSNNEAVAGPSGIQNRSTVSSDSIRPLKKKKMPVMKNNVQLALLVSEVKDILHDLDEQFIQVCLENYGYNTESVINAVLEDTLPSKLKALKDLKSTMNDAPVDDTETYAADEDLAFGFERMNVASDFYDDVHEKTREIIPVPKDYITRNYSLVDEYEDEYDDTYDNCDIRAATRDSVEADYGPFTTPRVLLEKQKVEVTEESESENEGTETEQNGRDHFIQNPAELRAKAEQRRAARGGKQPADVVGKSRGRGQEKNVLYNRQQKNTHKDTRANHNRRSGAQFKRSQGMVSS; translated from the exons ATGACGGACAATGTATTGTTCGAGAACATGGAACGCTTCGAG AATCCAAAACTTCTGCCCTTGGAGGACCTAAAATTAAAGACTAGCACTGGCGGTGTTGTTGAACATGTCGATGCTCTG AGCAAAAGGTGGGTGGATGAGCGTTACTTCTTGCATTACGAAGCTCCTGTGCTGTACGATGATAAAGGAGCTGAAATTGCGGGTGCGAAGGAGCATTGGATGGAAATCGTCAGGTACATGATCGACGATTTAAGGTGGTTACTCAGTCTTCCATTTTATAG ATTCTGGTCGAACATTGCGTTCAATACCTCGATACTAAACGCATTGGTATCTTTTCTACAAGAGGCGCCACCGTTTTACGCTCTAGAATATTTCCCAAACTCTCCGGAAATGTTAGAACTCCTCCAAGCGCTCCATCGCTATGTACTTATGGCTTTCACACGTTTTGTTACGAACAAAGAGGACCCTAAAGAACACATGAGCCGTCCATTTTTGGGGAATTTATTGTATGAaaactacatattcacagtACCAATTATCTTTGATCTGTGCCAACTTTATGGCCGAGAAAATCCtaaaataatgaagaaaattttaaattgtttatttacatTAGAGCCAAAGTACAATAACGATCTTAAAAAAACTGTTCCTCGGCTTATAGAG GCTTTGGAGAACGTCGACGGCAAGTTCGGTATTAGTTCCATTCATAATAGCAGTGAGGCGGTTTCACTGTCGAGACAGAATACTGGTCCCAAGAACCTTACGTTGTTTAATTTGGAGGATATGATATTATATGTATTAGATATATCATCAACGTTGACTGTGTTCTTGAAAAATTACCCCCCTGCAGTGAGTATATTTCACGAGGAGAATTTTATGAAGAA AATTCTTTCTACGTATGAGAGCACGATGCCTGAGATGTATAAACAGCTAGATAAGCTAGGATGCAACGATAAAAACATGCCTAAGTACATGGAACTGAAGCATCGGTTGGACGTGACAAGGATCGAGATGTTGAACTTGTTCCACACTATCATAAATCAGCCCATACTGAGTATTGAAGACAGATT GGAAACGATATCAGACGTAGAGAGGAAGGAAATCGTGGAAGAGTATCTTACTTGTTTAGACGACGCTGTTTCTGAAAAAGAATTCATTACGGATTACGATCAATTATATCCAGTTGGACCGAATCTGAAATCCATATTGACAATATGCCCCGAAAT TGATACAATAAAGTGTGACTACATAATGAAATTACTGAATTCATACTCTTTGATAGAAGAGTCGCACGCTCCGTCCACTGCTTTCTCCAACAAC GAAGCTGTAGCTGGACCTAGCGGTATTCAAAATCGATCGACGGTATCATCCGACAGCATAAGGCcgttgaagaagaaaaagatgcCCGTAATGAAGAACAATGTTCAATTGGCATTACTTGTTTCTGAAGTAAAAGATATCTTGCATGACTTAGACGAGCAGTTCATTCAG GTATGCTTGGAGAATTACGGTTACAATACTGAGTCTGTGATAAATGCTGTTCTGGAAGACACATTACCGTCGAAATTGAAAGCCCTGAAAGATCTGAAATCGACCATGAACGACGCCCCGGTAGACGACACG GAGACGTATGCAGCTGATGAAGACCTAGCTTTCGGGTTTGAACGAATGAACGTGGCCAGCGACTTCTACGACGATGTTCACGAGAAGACTCGCGAGATCATCCCAGTGCCGAAAGATTACATAACTAGAAA TTACAGCCTTgtggacgagtacgaggacgagtacgacgacacgtatgataattgtgatattcgcgCTGCTACGCGGGACTCCGTTGAGGCGGATTACGGACCTTTTACCACGCCAAGA GTGCTTCTTGAGAAGCAAAAGGTCGAAGTTACCGAAGAGTCGGAGTCGGAGAATGAAGGGACAGAGACCGAGCAGAATGGAAGAGATCACTTCATACAGAATCCGGCGGAATTGCGCGCGAAAGCTGAACAACGAAGAGCCGCGCGAGGTGGGAAACAACCAGCTGACGTGGTTG GCAAATCCAGGGGCAGAGGGCAAGAAAAGAACGTGTTGTACAACAGACAACAGAAGAACACCCATAAAGACACGCGTGCCAATCACAATCGTCGTTCAGGTGCCCAGTTCAAACGAAGTCAAGGAATGGTTTCGTCTTAA
- the LOC143375518 gene encoding activating signal cointegrator 1 complex subunit 2 isoform X1 has protein sequence MTDNVLFENMERFENPKLLPLEDLKLKTSTGGVVEHVDALSKRWVDERYFLHYEAPVLYDDKGAEIAGAKEHWMEIVRYMIDDLRWLLSLPFYRFWSNIAFNTSILNALVSFLQEAPPFYALEYFPNSPEMLELLQALHRYVLMAFTRFVTNKEDPKEHMSRPFLGNLLYENYIFTVPIIFDLCQLYGRENPKIMKKILNCLFTLEPKYNNDLKKTVPRLIEALENVDGKFGISSIHNSSEAVSLSRQNTGPKNLTLFNLEDMILYVLDISSTLTVFLKNYPPAVSIFHEENFMKKILSTYESTMPEMYKQLDKLGCNDKNMPKYMELKHRLDVTRIEMLNLFHTIINQPILSIEDRLETISDVERKEIVEEYLTCLDDAVSEKEFITDYDQLYPVGPNLKSILTICPEIDTIKCDYIMKLLNSYSLIEESHAPSTAFSNNVGEAVAGPSGIQNRSTVSSDSIRPLKKKKMPVMKNNVQLALLVSEVKDILHDLDEQFIQVCLENYGYNTESVINAVLEDTLPSKLKALKDLKSTMNDAPVDDTETYAADEDLAFGFERMNVASDFYDDVHEKTREIIPVPKDYITRNYSLVDEYEDEYDDTYDNCDIRAATRDSVEADYGPFTTPRVLLEKQKVEVTEESESENEGTETEQNGRDHFIQNPAELRAKAEQRRAARGGKQPADVVGKSRGRGQEKNVLYNRQQKNTHKDTRANHNRRSGAQFKRSQGMVSS, from the exons ATGACGGACAATGTATTGTTCGAGAACATGGAACGCTTCGAG AATCCAAAACTTCTGCCCTTGGAGGACCTAAAATTAAAGACTAGCACTGGCGGTGTTGTTGAACATGTCGATGCTCTG AGCAAAAGGTGGGTGGATGAGCGTTACTTCTTGCATTACGAAGCTCCTGTGCTGTACGATGATAAAGGAGCTGAAATTGCGGGTGCGAAGGAGCATTGGATGGAAATCGTCAGGTACATGATCGACGATTTAAGGTGGTTACTCAGTCTTCCATTTTATAG ATTCTGGTCGAACATTGCGTTCAATACCTCGATACTAAACGCATTGGTATCTTTTCTACAAGAGGCGCCACCGTTTTACGCTCTAGAATATTTCCCAAACTCTCCGGAAATGTTAGAACTCCTCCAAGCGCTCCATCGCTATGTACTTATGGCTTTCACACGTTTTGTTACGAACAAAGAGGACCCTAAAGAACACATGAGCCGTCCATTTTTGGGGAATTTATTGTATGAaaactacatattcacagtACCAATTATCTTTGATCTGTGCCAACTTTATGGCCGAGAAAATCCtaaaataatgaagaaaattttaaattgtttatttacatTAGAGCCAAAGTACAATAACGATCTTAAAAAAACTGTTCCTCGGCTTATAGAG GCTTTGGAGAACGTCGACGGCAAGTTCGGTATTAGTTCCATTCATAATAGCAGTGAGGCGGTTTCACTGTCGAGACAGAATACTGGTCCCAAGAACCTTACGTTGTTTAATTTGGAGGATATGATATTATATGTATTAGATATATCATCAACGTTGACTGTGTTCTTGAAAAATTACCCCCCTGCAGTGAGTATATTTCACGAGGAGAATTTTATGAAGAA AATTCTTTCTACGTATGAGAGCACGATGCCTGAGATGTATAAACAGCTAGATAAGCTAGGATGCAACGATAAAAACATGCCTAAGTACATGGAACTGAAGCATCGGTTGGACGTGACAAGGATCGAGATGTTGAACTTGTTCCACACTATCATAAATCAGCCCATACTGAGTATTGAAGACAGATT GGAAACGATATCAGACGTAGAGAGGAAGGAAATCGTGGAAGAGTATCTTACTTGTTTAGACGACGCTGTTTCTGAAAAAGAATTCATTACGGATTACGATCAATTATATCCAGTTGGACCGAATCTGAAATCCATATTGACAATATGCCCCGAAAT TGATACAATAAAGTGTGACTACATAATGAAATTACTGAATTCATACTCTTTGATAGAAGAGTCGCACGCTCCGTCCACTGCTTTCTCCAACAACGTAGGT GAAGCTGTAGCTGGACCTAGCGGTATTCAAAATCGATCGACGGTATCATCCGACAGCATAAGGCcgttgaagaagaaaaagatgcCCGTAATGAAGAACAATGTTCAATTGGCATTACTTGTTTCTGAAGTAAAAGATATCTTGCATGACTTAGACGAGCAGTTCATTCAG GTATGCTTGGAGAATTACGGTTACAATACTGAGTCTGTGATAAATGCTGTTCTGGAAGACACATTACCGTCGAAATTGAAAGCCCTGAAAGATCTGAAATCGACCATGAACGACGCCCCGGTAGACGACACG GAGACGTATGCAGCTGATGAAGACCTAGCTTTCGGGTTTGAACGAATGAACGTGGCCAGCGACTTCTACGACGATGTTCACGAGAAGACTCGCGAGATCATCCCAGTGCCGAAAGATTACATAACTAGAAA TTACAGCCTTgtggacgagtacgaggacgagtacgacgacacgtatgataattgtgatattcgcgCTGCTACGCGGGACTCCGTTGAGGCGGATTACGGACCTTTTACCACGCCAAGA GTGCTTCTTGAGAAGCAAAAGGTCGAAGTTACCGAAGAGTCGGAGTCGGAGAATGAAGGGACAGAGACCGAGCAGAATGGAAGAGATCACTTCATACAGAATCCGGCGGAATTGCGCGCGAAAGCTGAACAACGAAGAGCCGCGCGAGGTGGGAAACAACCAGCTGACGTGGTTG GCAAATCCAGGGGCAGAGGGCAAGAAAAGAACGTGTTGTACAACAGACAACAGAAGAACACCCATAAAGACACGCGTGCCAATCACAATCGTCGTTCAGGTGCCCAGTTCAAACGAAGTCAAGGAATGGTTTCGTCTTAA
- the LOC143375520 gene encoding bridging integrator 3 isoform X2 — protein sequence MTCVEDTIRKLTKEMKKYTDAVANLDRADQRLTINLTTCGLAHLSDDFRKIVEDYHSVTTQIGKTVQEMATLCQKTFIEPLKKLRDEFALIAAAISKREELVVAWKYSHNRVKKLQEKKDRTASHIAKLERERRSEEAAGKDLKTVHAQLLVELPTFLEKRLDYIKPSVHALIMIQLDYYGSTTKLFTHLMPVQNVSGSPSSAMVPEEEYQETVASQINRIRALTIVKDH from the exons ATGACGTG CGTCGAAGACACGATTAGGAAACTGACAAAAGAGATGAAGAAGTACACGGATGCTGTGGCGAACCTGGATCGAGCGGATCAGAGGCTAACGATAAATCTGACAACCTGTGGTTTGGCCCATCTTAGCGATGATTTCAGGAAGATAGTGGAAGACTATCACTCCGTCACAACACAG ATTGGGAAAACAGTACAAGAAATGGCGACACTTTGTCAGAAAACGTTCATAGAGCCTCTGAAGAAATTACGCGACGAGTTCGCGCTAATAGCCGCGGCGATAAGCAAGCGCGAGGAGCTGGTGGTCGCTTGGAAATATTCTCACAATCGTGTGAAGAAGCTGCAAGAGAAAAAAGACAGGACCGCTAGTCATATCGCGAAGCTGGAAAGAGAGCGCAGGTCAGAGGAGGCGGCCGGGAAAGATTTGAAAACTGTACACGCCCAATTACTGGTAGAACTACCGACGTTTCTCGAGAAGAGATTGGATTACATTAAGCCTAGCGTTCATGCTTTGATCATGATACAATTGGATTACTATGGAAGTACTACGAAGTTGTTCACGCACTTGATGCCGGTCCAGAACGTTTCGGGATCACCGTCCAGCGCTATGGTGCCCGAGGAGGAATACCAAGAGACGGTGGCCAGCCAAATTAACAGAATAAGGGCTCTTACCATTGTCAAAGACCATTGA
- the LOC143375520 gene encoding bridging integrator 3 isoform X1 produces the protein MTWNPLKKNHLTLRPTPAPPLLSHAEDRELDVAVQRLIHVEDTIRKLTKEMKKYTDAVANLDRADQRLTINLTTCGLAHLSDDFRKIVEDYHSVTTQIGKTVQEMATLCQKTFIEPLKKLRDEFALIAAAISKREELVVAWKYSHNRVKKLQEKKDRTASHIAKLERERRSEEAAGKDLKTVHAQLLVELPTFLEKRLDYIKPSVHALIMIQLDYYGSTTKLFTHLMPVQNVSGSPSSAMVPEEEYQETVASQINRIRALTIVKDH, from the exons ATGACGTG GAATCCCTTAAAAAAGAATCATTTGACATTAAGACCCACACCAGCACCGCCTCTGTTATCGCACGCAGAAGACAGAGAGCTGGATGTTGCAGTGCAAAGACTTATTCA CGTCGAAGACACGATTAGGAAACTGACAAAAGAGATGAAGAAGTACACGGATGCTGTGGCGAACCTGGATCGAGCGGATCAGAGGCTAACGATAAATCTGACAACCTGTGGTTTGGCCCATCTTAGCGATGATTTCAGGAAGATAGTGGAAGACTATCACTCCGTCACAACACAG ATTGGGAAAACAGTACAAGAAATGGCGACACTTTGTCAGAAAACGTTCATAGAGCCTCTGAAGAAATTACGCGACGAGTTCGCGCTAATAGCCGCGGCGATAAGCAAGCGCGAGGAGCTGGTGGTCGCTTGGAAATATTCTCACAATCGTGTGAAGAAGCTGCAAGAGAAAAAAGACAGGACCGCTAGTCATATCGCGAAGCTGGAAAGAGAGCGCAGGTCAGAGGAGGCGGCCGGGAAAGATTTGAAAACTGTACACGCCCAATTACTGGTAGAACTACCGACGTTTCTCGAGAAGAGATTGGATTACATTAAGCCTAGCGTTCATGCTTTGATCATGATACAATTGGATTACTATGGAAGTACTACGAAGTTGTTCACGCACTTGATGCCGGTCCAGAACGTTTCGGGATCACCGTCCAGCGCTATGGTGCCCGAGGAGGAATACCAAGAGACGGTGGCCAGCCAAATTAACAGAATAAGGGCTCTTACCATTGTCAAAGACCATTGA